Part of the Canis lupus dingo isolate Sandy chromosome 36, ASM325472v2, whole genome shotgun sequence genome is shown below.
GGCTTGCTCCCGACGGCACGCTTGCTAAGGCGCATAGGGGTGCTGATCACGCCTCCCACTGAGTATAAATTAGAAATAGACACTGGAATTGAACAGATAAAGATCAAAAGGTCAGCTTTATTTCCAGCAAATGTATGTTGGAGAGTAGACCTCGGACCTCGACTGCAGTCAGCCTTCCTCACAGCCCCCACCTACTGGGATTCATCTGACACGGTCTGATCCGGAGAAGCGGGACGACTGAACCCACCCCACTCTGCAAGGCTCTGAGGGTAAGAGTGGCAGTTATTACCACACGAAGAAAGGCTCCACCACTCGAAGacaggttttccttctttttttttttaagacaggttttcctaaaagagaaatgaaaactacatCGCTTCTCTTGCCCCAAACCCACCCATCGAAGGAGACAGCTTTCCTCCCTGGTTGCCAATCGGCCACCCACTCCCGCTACTTTCCCCCTTTCAAACATATTCCCAACGTTCTTTATAAAAGCCCTCCTCTCCCATGGTGCCCAAATGTCTCTGGAAGTTGACTCCATTCTCAACTCAAGCCAATCATAGTACCTCTAATCCCCTTGCAAGTGATGGGTTCCGCAGCTCAAGCTTCAGCCAGTTGGTTCACGGCATTGTTCTAGAGCCTGCTGTAGGACCAGGGATGGGCACATGACTCCAACTAGTCTAATGAGAATGAACGAGAACTTTCATGCAATGGTTggaaaagagattcttttttttttttaagattttatttatttattcatgaaacacacacacacacacatacagaggcagcgacacaggccgagggagaagcaggctccaggcagggagccccatgcgggactcgaccccgggtttccaggatcatgccctgagttgaagggaggcgctcaactgctgagccacccaggtgtcccagaaaggGGATTTTCTAATGAGGAAGTATTTTGTTCCAGGACTAATGGTAGGTCTCTTCTAACCACAAGGAGACTCAGTCTGAAGAAAAAAGCCCCCACCTGGAGGCTGGAGGAGTTCAAAGAGCAGAGAAATAGATCTTCAGCTCCAATCATAGCATGTTGGctctatctttgttttttgttttttgttttttttttaattataaaaaacccaaacccaagtTTCCGTATTGTTTAAGCTAGGTATATCAGTGTTTCTGTCATTTCCAGATAAAATGTTTCTTCccaataaaatatgcaaatattgttCCCATGAGCTAGTGAACATTGCCTCACGGAAACTTAGAGAAATAGGACTGCGTCTCCACCCGCCAATGCtctattttaattcattaatgcTGCTTTTAAAGTATATGCCCTTCACTGGACAGATTACTCCAGACACTGCGCTGCTGCCAAGTCCCAGATCCCATCACAGTACCTTCCACAGAATGTACTCTAAGGAATCACCTATTGAACAAATGCACCTGGAGACTGCATCAACATTTTCAGCAGACACATAATAGTTGTCATATTAAGTTCAGATAAACTAAAAGCTCTAgaacattttttatatgaattGATGTCAAAGCTGTCCGTCTCTACCCTGTATCTGAGCAATTGCATTGTGTATGGAGTTTGCTTTGGAACATTTTTACCTAAATAAAGGCCTTGATACTTCTTGCTCGTCAATTATATCCAGGAGATTCCAGCTCAGttgagataatttttaattgtggtttcATCATTTGTCATGTCAGCTATTCTTCCTAGTTCAGTGTCAACTTCAAAAAGATAGACGTTCCTTCTCTATCTTCGTATGAATCAAATATCTTGTCTTGTGGAGCCACCCCCATAAACGACAATTCCTCTAAGATTTCTGTGGCTATCAAATGGCACTTGGATCTCCTCCAGTCCCAGGAAATGTAATTCCCAAGGTCCAGAGACTTGAATTCATAAAAACCAAACAGATGAACTCTTACCAAATCTTGTCTCTTGAGAAAATTCAAACCATAGCAATTGTCACTCTAAGTTGTCAACTGTCTATGAGACATTCAGAGATCCATGGTCGGTAACAATTTGTTACTTTGCTGGCCATCTGGCTCTGGCCCACTCTCATAATGGTAAGTGGCATCGGTTTGCCTACTGGTGACAGCCTAGTCATCTGCCCAACATCCCCATCTCAACTGTGTGTTCTGTACGTGCTCTAACTCATCGTGGTGACTACAACTGCTCTGTCTTTATGgaaaagatgctttaaaaaagtgGTTTCTTATTGTTAggatagaagtaaaaaaaaaaaaaaaactaaagaaaagattGCATTCTTGAGTTTAAAAGTTTATAATGGTCTTGAATCAAATGTCTCATAATGCCAGTGAACTCATGTACGTTGGTGGCATGATGGTTTATTGAAATATTGATTTGTGTTGtgctctctgtatttttcttctttcatttcaagaGGGTAGTTGGGCCATTGGTTGGCTGAATCAGAAGCTGTTTCAGAATAactttgtttcctgtcttctggGCAAAGCTGAGCACATTGAAAGGGTTACGCCAGGAGTCCTAGAGAGAGGTCAGAGAGGACAGAGGCCGTCCCCAGACAGAGGAGGGGTAGGATTTGATGTGTCCGTGGGGCCGGCTCCCGGAGAAGCGGCAGggcccccggggtggggtggATTCTGGAAGCCAGCAGCTGCCGCCGGACCATGTGGACTGAACAGGGAGAACAGCAGAATCCTGTGGCCTGAAAATTAGATATTTTGGAAAAGGTTGCTAAATTGTGTCGGTGTCTATTTGCCCTCTCCTTCCCGGGGACCCGGgcccacccccggccccgccAGGGTCCTGCCGGCCAAGCGGAGCCGAGGTGTCCCGGCCGCCTCTGGGTGCCGCCTGAGTCAGGCAGGAGGCGAGGGGCTGCGAAgccgagggggggggggggagggcccgggaggggggaggggagggggagggggagggggcccagcCGCCCCGGGCTTCCCGGCCCGATGGCCACGTCGGGCTTCGGAGCTGAAGGGACGAGGTGCGGGAGGCGCGGTGGCCGGGGGCGCCTGGCTTCCCCAACTGCGCTGCCTGCAACGGCGCGACGTCCTGGGCTCAGCCTCTCGTCCCGACCCCGCATCGGAGCCCCGTCgggtcctggaggaggtgggcacCAGGCGCTTGGCCCTCCCGACACACAGGGGTGCCCCGGCCTCCGCCccggcctcctggcctctgcccccgccccggcctccaCCCCGGCCTCCACCTCTGTCCCTGGCTTctgccccggcctcccccctccGACCTCCCGGCCTCCCCGCTCCgacctcccagcctcctccaccctggcccccctggcctctgccccggcctcccccctccGACTTCCCGGCCTCCCCGCTCCgacctcccagcctcctccacccTGGCCCCCCGGCCTCTGCCCCGGCCTCCACCTctgtccctggcctctgccccggcctcccccctacgacctcccagcctcctccacccTGGCCCCCCGGCCTCTACCTCTGTCCCTGGCCTCTGCCGCGGCCTCCCCCCTCCGACCTCCCGGCCTCCTCCGCcccagcctcctggcctctgaccccgccctgccctcccggcctccaccCTGGCCCCCCGGCCTCCGCCCCGGCTTCCACCTCTGTCCCCGGCCTCTGCCGCGGCCTCCCCCCTCCGACCTCCCGGCCTccgcccccgcctcccggccCTTGCCCTCCCGGAGTGTGGGCCCGAGCCTGAGAGCTTCCGCCTTGCTCTCAGGGCCCGCGCTCCCCCCGCGGCTAACGGGCTCCAAATGTCCCTCGGCCGCCGGCCCTGGAGGGCGcccgggccgggggtgggggggtggagggggacagcgccgccccgaggccccgcggCCCGCCCGGGAGCAACTGCCGGGCCCTGTTGAGCGCCCCCCGCTCCTCCCTTCCCACGGAAGCTGCTCTCGGTTCACCGCGAGGGATGAAGAGCTTCTCAAGGGCGAGGCAGAGCACGCCTCGGAGGGCTCCAGCCCAGCTGCCCCGGAGCCTGCTGGGGGGACACGCGGGGGGAAGCCCTGGGGGGACAcgtggccggggggggggggaagccctGGGCGCGGCCTCCTCTCCTGGGGAGACACGGAGGCAGGAGGCGGCCTTGGACTCCGGCTCAACCCCCGGGCCTCACACCTGGCTCCTGGCCCCGGAGCCTCCCAAGGGGTCGGGGcgtgcctcccccccccccccccccccgtcggGGTTTGCCTGCTGCCGTAGGTTTCTCACATCTACTTCCTCCAAACAGGAAACAATCTGCTTGGTTCGCCTCCAGGAGCCCGAGGGGAGGGGCCGCCTTTGTGTCCTCTCCTGTCTCCGTCAAGCCATATGCAACTGGCAGCCGCCACGCTCCTCCCcgggggaagaggagaagcagcgCCGGATTCCTGCATGGAAGGGCCCATGCGGGGGCACCGGGGGCCTGGACTCCCACCCCGGGGAGCTGGGCTCAGGCCGCCCCTCGCGCCTCCCTGCCCCGAGGCTGCGAGGGGACAGGGGCACGGGCCTCGGAGGCACCTGGGGAGGATGCCCCATCCCAGGTGGCACCCTGGGCTCCTCAGTGACCCGAGCGCTTGGCAAGACCCGCTCTCTAATTTCTTTCAAGAGCAGAAAACGGTGCTGCCGGGTGACGGAAGAGACGAGCCGACGGAGCGGAGGGTTCAGGAGGCCTGAGATGACTCTCCAGTGTCCCCTCCCGTTAAGCTTCTCCGAGAGACAAGGGGCAGGGAATGAAAACGAGCCCATGGTTCCGGCAGCTTGGGGAGTGAAAGGCCA
Proteins encoded:
- the LOC112674625 gene encoding uncharacterized protein LOC112674625; this translates as MEASLLMQQCYTGTMGEAPDSVSVFAPFCWFSSDGTSVALRFGHWGMGEAPDESVVSLGLHTGATFDSEVPRRRGNKYQHKKSSCVKTFLPTFHRSSISLYLLWAPLLLRHGFRILCTLGVNSQAPQGSGLLPTARLLRRIGVLITPPTEYKLEIDTGIEQIKIKRSALFPANVCWRVDLGPRLQSAFLTAPTYWDSSDTGRGAGGAVAGGAWLPQLRCLQRRDVLGSASRPDPASEPRRVLEEETICLVRLQEPEGRGRLCVLSCLRQAICNWQPPRSSPGEEEKQRRIPAWKGPCGGTGGLDSHPGELGSGRPSRLPAPRLRGDRGTGLGGTWGGCPIPGGTLGSSVTRALGKTRSLISFKSRKRCCRVTEETSRRSGGFRRPEMTLQCPLPLSFSERQGAGNENEPMVPAAWGVKGQTTC